From Psychrobacillus sp. FSL K6-2836, a single genomic window includes:
- a CDS encoding YrdB family protein, protein MLLFKYTVFGLFFAMELFALGAFSYWGFHMNKGWFINTVFGIGTPLLVAIFWGTFIAPKATFPVTIPIRILLQIIVFALATTALFAAGKGKLAIIFGFIVFIEMILMYSIEE, encoded by the coding sequence ATGTTGCTATTCAAATATACAGTATTTGGCTTGTTTTTTGCTATGGAGCTATTTGCACTTGGTGCTTTTTCTTACTGGGGCTTTCACATGAACAAAGGATGGTTCATCAATACTGTATTTGGAATAGGAACACCCTTACTAGTTGCAATATTTTGGGGAACTTTCATTGCTCCGAAAGCCACTTTTCCGGTGACAATTCCTATTCGAATATTACTACAAATAATCGTATTTGCTCTTGCTACGACTGCACTATTTGCAGCAGGAAAAGGTAAACTGGCTATTATATTTGGTTTTATTGTTTTCATAGAAATGATTTTAATGTATTCCATAGAGGAATGA